Genomic segment of Elusimicrobiaceae bacterium:
CTGAGGACGGAAAAGCGTTCCCGGGCAATCCGGGAACGCTTTTTTTAAAATGACGCTTGCCAATGTCTGTATTTTAATGTAATTTGATATTAGTCGGCGGATTTTTCTCCGGACGTTACAACCAGTGGAGACAAAATCAGGAGAGAATAATATGAAACTGAACAAGATTCTTGTGGTCAGCTCGGCACTTGTATTTGCTTTGCTGGGAAGCGGGAGTGTGTTTGCGGCGGATGAAAGCCTTAAAGGCGATCCGCAGGCGCGGGTAGATGCAATTAACTCGGCGATAGCGGCAAAAGGCGCGAAATGGGTTGCGGGCCGGACGGAAATGGCGGAAATGCCTGTGCAGGATCAGGAGAATATGTTCGGGCTAAGTTTCGAGCCTTTAAACATTGGCGCGGCTCCGCTGCCAATGGGCCGTGCTGTACTGCCTGAAAGTCTGGACTGGCGTGCCAATAATGGTAATTTTGTTACGGAACCGCGCAATCAGGGTCGGTGCGGCTCCTGCTGGGCGTTTTCAATGACCGGGGCGCTCGAGTCTTATTCTTTGAGAACCAAAAACACTCCGAACCGGGAGCTGGATTTATCCGAGCAGGTAATGGTTTCATGCAGCGGTAGCGGTTCCTGCAAAGGCGGCCGGCTGAATGCCGATTATATCAAGACAACCGGGCTTCCGCCGGAAAGCTACTATCCTTATACCCAGACTGACGGGTCCTGCTCGAACGTAAAACCGGGCTGGGAAAGCGAGACCTACAAAATTGGCAGATGGGGTTCTGTGACGCAGTCCGTAAACGCGATCAAGACTGCGCTGAACAAGTACGGTCCGCTCCCGACCGGCTATCTGGTTTATGAGGATTTTCTGAACTACAAATCCGGCATTTATACTTATACGACGGGCGAACGCAAAGGCGGGCATGCCGTTCTGATAGTCGGATACAATGATGCGGAGAAATATTTTATCGTGAAAAACAGCTGGGGTCCGAGCTGGGGCGAGAATGGTTTTTTCCGGATCGCCTATTCGGAAATGGAGAACGAAGTTATGTTCGGGATGAGCACAATAGCATATTACAATCCCGTTCAGCGCGCAAAATAAGGGTTTAAGCGAAGCGAGAGGCGTTCCCGGAACCTTCGGGAACGCCTCTTTCATATTCGTGAGGTTGCTTGGTTTTGCGGCCGGATATCGAGAGCGAAATTCATTATGCAGATAATATGTCCGGATTGCCGGGCTGTAATAGCCGGTGAAGATGTCAATATTCAAACCGGGCTGGCGAAATGCGGCGGGTGCGGTTCGGTATTCGGGATCGCCGGGCAGGTCGGCGGAACCTTTTCCGCGCCGAAACGGGTAATTGAGCTGCCGGCGCGGTTTAAAACTGCGCATGAGGGCGGAGATTTTGTAATAACATACCGGTGGTTTTCCGCCAAGCATGTATTTTTGCTGTTTTTCTGCGTGTTTTGGGACGGGTTTCTTGTTTTCTGGTATAACATGGCATTGCGCGGAGATATTCCGCTTCACGCGATGCTGTTTCCGGTGTTTCATGTGTTATTCGGGTTTGTTCTTACCTATGTTGTGATAGCGGGTTTTCTGAATTCGACGCGGATCAGGATTAACCGGGAACA
This window contains:
- a CDS encoding C1 family peptidase, which gives rise to MKLNKILVVSSALVFALLGSGSVFAADESLKGDPQARVDAINSAIAAKGAKWVAGRTEMAEMPVQDQENMFGLSFEPLNIGAAPLPMGRAVLPESLDWRANNGNFVTEPRNQGRCGSCWAFSMTGALESYSLRTKNTPNRELDLSEQVMVSCSGSGSCKGGRLNADYIKTTGLPPESYYPYTQTDGSCSNVKPGWESETYKIGRWGSVTQSVNAIKTALNKYGPLPTGYLVYEDFLNYKSGIYTYTTGERKGGHAVLIVGYNDAEKYFIVKNSWGPSWGENGFFRIAYSEMENEVMFGMSTIAYYNPVQRAK